DNA from Danaus plexippus chromosome 6, MEX_DaPlex, whole genome shotgun sequence:
TGATGTTAGCAAAGAATGTGGGTACGATATACGCTTCTCGTCTCATCTCCGGCATTGGCTACGGTATCGCTTACACAACAGCGCCCATGTATTTAGGAGAAATTGCCACAAACGAAGTTAGAGGAGCGATGGCTACTCTTATAACAGTTATGTCgaaggtaattatttttaggtggttttttatacgtatttatatgataagagACTCTAGCTCTATTGCTAATTACATCGCTTGAgagaaaatattcaatgaatAATCCATATCAATATTTAGTATCGTATGCACTCATTTGTATTTGTTCCTCAAATCTTCATTTACtatcctttttattatatttattgttaggaccaatgctttaaatttaaaattcattcatcataattttaaaatatacgcaTATATTTTCACATTGCTCTTATATAAACACATGAGAAATTAGACTAGAAGATGAAAAAGAATCTACAGTGGTGTTGTCGAGCCGGAACGCTCCGGTACTTCCTTTCTGGTCAGGAACGCGTTCTGGAACTAAAGATGATTTTTGATAACGAGAATTGGCTGacgtattgaaaaaaaatatttaaaagaattgtagattttttttttgtaatttttgacgaatttttatatgtattatttattattataaacaagggTTAGAACCGAACCTGAATCGGAACGAACCGGCTTGTTTTTCCGAACCGTGAACCAGAGTaaggaacttttttttttctggtgAACCGGAACTCGAACCAAACCGAAACAAATACGTTAACCGGTTTTTCAACCGGTTGAACGggaattaaactttatttataataaacatcaagtcgtggtggcctggaggttgaAGGCCGCCTCTGatgcgtgagggcgcgggttcgaatcctggcaagtaccaatatgatcttttccgagtcatatgtactttctaagagtatttagacaccactgacggacggtgaaggaaaacatcgcgaGGAAACCTCGAGGAAttaaagattgaaatcgccaacctgtcttgagcaagcgtggtgattaatgctctaaccttctccatgtgagaagaggcctttgctcagcagtgggctccgataagCTGATGatcatgatgatgatgataataaaCATTAGAAGAAAAATCTCCCCCCCTCCCTCGTCGTCGTGAAATTTGTGGACatgaaaccaaaaaataaaccTCGCCGCCAGGATTATCATGAAAATCACCCTCCGTCGTTAAATTTGGGACATGAGACCGCATAGAGCGGCCGCCTACTCAGGATCGACCCTGTctatataatcaattatatatatgcgtttcggtaaaaaaaaaattttgcacaACACCACTGAGTttctacaataattaattcgattataactaaataaataattgagttTGTTTCAAGGAGtacataaatagttatttaacatCAAACAAAATTTGATGATCGTTTTCTTCCACTGTTTCCTTTAAAATTCCTTTCGATTATTTATTAGTCTAGTTTCTTACATCTTAAAgctaacttataaaataaggaaacattaattttaattctttttaacatTCTCTTTATCGTTtctaagtaattaatattaattaatatgtaaaatatcaaatattattcccGAATATCAAATATggcatatcaaatattattcccGAATATTAATACTCTCAAGCCATTTTAGTATTTGCATTCGATCACCGTTTTAGTGCCTCtttatatgtacaaattttattcgttattAACAGCTATAAACTGTGTTATAGATTCAATTGAACGGAAAAAGagatagaaaaatgtttatctaaaaattaaacattgatcacatataatattacaagtaaAGCATATTCTCACAATTGAAATTGTGAGAATATGCTTTACTTGTAATTTTCGTACGTTTAATTGGAATTGTACTTTTTCATGAAATTGTGTGAATGttcatgttttttaaatttttggagGTTTTTCGATAATTATTGGGttcttttcaaagaaattatctttaagttcaattatattttgtaaactcATAAATGGATTactctcatatattttttgcaaaagTCGATATAAGTTCGGTTCAATGGATTTTTTAAAAGGAACTGCATTGCAATTTTCGTAATACGTTGATTAATTTTTGCATTAACAGATATTCGTTTCACATGAATGCTtcaatttctttcaaaaacatttatgaacctcagtatattttttcatatactaACAATCTATCATGATAAggtactaaaataatttttattttaatttcagctTGGCATCTTATCACAATACTGCATCGGGCCATACGTGTCTATGCTAGGACTAGCGAGCTTCAATATAGCTGTTCCCATTCTGTTTGTGGTAACATTTACTGCAATGCCTGAATctccatattattttataaaaacaggaGACACAAATAGAGCTgagaaatcattaaaaaatcttagaggaagaaattatataagtgaAGAACTCGACAGCATGAGTCATCTTGTTCATGAAAATATGAAAGACAAAAGTCGTTGGAAGGACTTAATTATTGTAGGCGGAAATAGAAAGGTCTCATAATTTCAAGTGGGATATATTTTACTCAACAGTTCTGCGGAAGTACAGCAATTATATCTTATGCCCAACAAATATTTGGGGCTGCAGAAGGTGGCTTAGGTGCAAAGGAATCATGTATATTGCTTGGAACGGTACAGCTTTTGACTTCGGCAATATCATCACAATTAGTCGACAGATTAGGTCGTAAGCCTCTGCTGTTAGTGTCTTCCTGTGGTGTTGGACTCGCAAACATAATTATAGGAGCgtacttttatatgaaacatgtAAATAGTGAATACGTTGTATCCTTGAGGTTTATACCAGTAGTCGTGataccaatatttatattttcatacaccATAGGCTTAGCTACGGTACCGTTCGCAATAACATCCGAAATATTTCCAACAAATATCAAATCCAAAGCAACttgtataatacaaatattagtaGCCCTAATGAcctttattgttacaaaattataccAAGTTACTGCCGATCATTTAGGACACCATGTTGCCTTTTGGTGTTTTGGTTTATTATCTGTAGGtggtgttatttttatattaattctactCCCAGAGACGAAAGGCCAATCTTTCGCTGCTatacaagaaaaattatataaaaacgagAAAGTTATATACGAGAAACGAGAAGATCATTCTGCTAATGTTAGaatattgtcaaaataaatCTGATAAGTTATCTTGATCGTACTTAAAATTCCGTCCCCCTCAGCCTTAAGTAAACaatatgttatgtaataaGAACGTTTTAAAGAACACAATGTTATTGTCCCAAAGTAATATAAAGACTATCAagacaaatattttgcaaacaCCCGTAATAAAGCATCTTTGTCATCTTACAGAATTAATGGACATTTAATCGAATACAAGGGAATGTATTAACGCTTATAGCTTACGTTCGAtcatatagaattattttaattaataaggttAATTCGAACTAAAACTTAATATGAACGGTCTTCACCGATTAAAATCAACTACAACATGGCTGTGTCCTTATTATTAcctaaaatagaatattaatgcTTTAAAGTGTATATTCAgtaattacgattttattgtgttaatatataattaaacaaaactattttatacatttcaataattgCCTCTAAGTATTATTAGTATACAAAatcaatatacaaattttaataataggaTTGATTTTCCGTGTATTATTATCTAAGGCCCTTGTTTGGTGTTTCATATAATTCCACAAAgcgtttcaaaataatattgttatctaTATAGCATgtaaacagattaaaaaatatgaatctcACGACGCTtttcaaaattacttattatataatacttaacgTAATTTACGTGATAAAATGATTTGTTATCTTTAATTGTCGtacttactttaaattattaatttaaaatgtttatcagTTGTTGGCTTGCTTTATAGGTAGatctaaaatagaaatatctagagtacaaatataaatataaaactgcatatatatacatatacgtataagtatttattaaaaggtgatttgtattctttaaataactctaaataacaatactttataaaatatttacgaatttaaatgttatgcaTTCCTGTGCCTTAAAGTTGtgccatttataaatattgttcaaacattatattatacttactaattttataaaaaaaaaatgctaataaACTTCTTAATGgataatgtttttcattttaaaacttgttCTTTAATGCCTCAGTACTCGATAATTTCatgttattcttaaaaataatatatgaaaaacgggcacagaaatattttctatttatataaatacaatttatttgccAAGAAGtaaggaaattattattattattattttatatttctatgtctttctattttttatattttcatggaAGTTTCACTGTTTATTAACAAACCCTAACTTAGAGTTCTTTTACGtttattaatcttaattttactaatattacaaattaatttatataaaattaagtaagcaataaaagcaaaaatgacaataagaaaatctcaaaaattattaaagtaaaattaaaacacttaatggtggaattatatataaagagaataatgacctgatattatttatatggctTAAAACGTttcttattaacaattttaagaaaagCAGATATTAGAAAAGTATTTCTCTTTGTACACTACATCAGATACATCTCCGTTAACTTTGTGGAAAAGTTTTCGCATTTCCGAACCTTCATTCCATTGTTTTCAAACTTTTCTGACTTTGCATTTCatccaaaaattatttaacgtaaACATCACAGACTTCTCtgtgaaatattattgtaatatcaataatattatcaaatcaaaaaatttcaaggtatttttttacttatttattcttCCGATAaggaatttcattatattgtttgtagGTTGTTCACTAAATATTGAGTAGCTTATTTCAAACTCAATTACACTGATCCCTGTGTTTCAGCTTCTCTAAGGCCTGAAGTGGAAAATAGAAGTCATCGTTACGCTGGAGTTTGAAATCTTTGTATAGCTAACAATATATCTagtgtttgaaaatatttaatgaagtgAAGCTATAGATTGTTAAATACTTTCTATAACTATCGTGATACTCTCGAAATTCAATTAGTTCGTTATGCTAAACAACATAATGACGTCGTTTTAAATACTAACACATGCACGATTAATAATAaggagataaataaaatataatagcttAAAACGTggctaataatttaataacatttttatcatcaagtaatataattataatctttgCTTCTATTGCGTACTGGAAAATTTAACATCTATTCACTTTTTATCTTGGATGTACCTATTACTAAACTGCAACACACATTTTAAACCGCTCGGCTTATCTTTTTCAACATACCAACCGCTTTCCATAATTTATTTGGTGCTAAAAAACACATGTTACCTAAtaccataatatttaaagctaaTACAAATAGAGTTCTGTCAATATTGATGTTGGCTTAATTCGTTGCGTTGGTTCCAAAGCGTTTTTGAAACACGAGAAGGACTTTTATCGgacgatataaaatatttttcaacaaatatgtttataaattcttcCTATTTACATTCGTCGGACGGTTTATTTTTGGAAGGCTATGTTGGATatgtttacaataaacaatTGAGATGGCAGTACTCCTACGAAGGATTTGTAAATGAcaactttgaaaattatttgtcaaGAAACAGCCACTGAATGACGCGAACAATATTTGTCGCGGTGACATTTGATAGCGTTGACAATTAATACGTGACAAAATTTGCACAATAAGTTGATAATTTTCATCAGATTCAACTAGCAACAACAAAATGATGGCGAATGTTAATAAGCGAGGCACGGTATAAGCCTCATCATATGTGTGCATTAAAACCCACACATGTGAAAGCGACGAACAAGTTTAATGTTGtcgtataatataaacattattttatgctCGTGTGCACATATCCAAACTTTTCACGCGTCCACTGCATGATCGTATATCAACATTCTAAGTTGTTTTAGCTATGTACGTGAAACGAGCTTCGCTTATGCTTACTTTCcctatttttaacaaatttctttatacattttattttcttttatatccattcaaaaacttttcattgaaaaatacataaatagttattataaagaattaccAGGTGTTATTATGTctgtaaattgttgttttctTTACATTGTAACTAGTATGAcaactaataatttatgagagcccaagtctttttttatatttaattcaatataggCTAGACGATTATAACTTGACTGGTTTATTGACTAAGATTTGCCCGCAACCCATTAGCATTACCAAAAGTACCTAACAATATGGCTATAATTTTGACTCTGTGTTCCGATATTCGAACTAAGCTTCtgactattaattattatctttctatcagtataaataataatatgcgaACAGCCATGAACACAATAAacggatataatatatataaaaagaataaaactatCAATACATCTAACCTTACAAAGtgaatgaaaagaaatatagcttataaattatagttcaagttggaaaataaacaaagtgacatgtgtttttttaataatacactaattttatttacagatgTTTCTTAACAACCATTACATCatgtgaattataaaatatcatatgtgCGTTTTAGCTTTTAATACATCACGATACACTCCTAGGTGCCTCTATCCACTGCACAATCttctctttttatttactgGATATGTGGCGTTTCTAAATATGTCTTGAAACCAGATTGATACCTTACACCTTCATCAATCTCCAGATAAACatgatatttctttatatatttatgctgCAAACAAGTGTTACTGGTAATAGCATTAATAATGCAGTTCCCGAGGGAGTTAGAATGATTGTAGAATATACCAGTTATGTCAATGACTTATAATACATGGGAAGAATTAATGTTTACGCCACTGCGTATTATGATCTCGATTACGGTGATGATAGTTTTGAACAAAGTAGCAAGTAAcggtttgaaaaaatattattaatactttaaaaaagcaTTTCATGATGATGAACAAAATTTTCGTTTGTcggatattagttttaaagaaattattctaaacatttttttttaaacttaacattTTGATCACATATATGTgatgagaaaaataattatttaaaataatagcctaatatagatatttttcgaAACGTAGTATGTTGAACTCTAAGCCGGGTTGCGGGTGCAAGCGCAATGATGTTCTGCGGCCTGGATCAGAGCAGGAGAATGTACGGGggggtttttagtcagtagGAGTCTGACACTCACTCTTACCccacccaaaaaaaaatatgtggaaACTCTCTGGAACTTAAATCGTGAAACACCTCTAAAGGATTAGCCGTCACTTTGACTATCTAGTTGGTCCCTAAATAGCCCTCACGATAGTAACCTCTTGACTCTCAATAATCTAACATTACCAAACATTACTCTTCAATAATTAATCGAGaccttcaaaatatattcaccAAATAAGTAGTGGTTAACATATATCATTTATCTATGCATAGTACAAAAATGATAGTGCAACTTTCCCTTaacttttttatcttaaaatacacgaatagattttttaacattgaaattagCACATGAGAAAGATTAAAGTAATCACCTGACATTCTAATAATACTGGTGTTATGTTGGTGTTTGCACTTCCCTAAACAAAaagaatcaatatttaaaatgaacttaATTAACTGCTAAGTctcgttgttttattttgttgtgagATGAGCTGAATATTGGTCTTTCGTTCCAAGACCGGTTTTAAAAGGTAGGACATttaaagaatgaaaaaaaacgtGAAAGAGATGTCTGTTGTGAATTTTTTAACAGCTATTAATGGAAAAAGTTGATAAAAAGCAGGAATTTGCTTATTTTTCGTGAACATCAAAGTCAACACCAGATGTCACTAGTTTAGAG
Protein-coding regions in this window:
- the LOC116779119 gene encoding LOW QUALITY PROTEIN: facilitated trehalose transporter Tret1-like (The sequence of the model RefSeq protein was modified relative to this genomic sequence to represent the inferred CDS: inserted 1 base in 1 codon) translates to MNINRKWREYVAAFSATLITAAAGTTVGWTSPTLPLLRRDDSPIKTSADESSWIASLMILSSALSPIPAAYLADRIGRKRTLLLSAIPYIIGWILVMLAKNVGTIYASRLISGIGYGIAYTTAPMYLGEIATNEVRGAMATLITVMSKLGILSQYCIGPYVSMLGLASFNIAVPILFVVTFTAMPESPYYFIKTGDTNRAEKSLKNLRGRNYISEELDSMSHLVHENMKDKSRWKDLIIVGGNXKGLIISSGIYFTQQFCGSTAIISYAQQIFGAAEGGLGAKESCILLGTVQLLTSAISSQLVDRLGRKPLLLVSSCGVGLANIIIGAYFYMKHVNSEYVVSLRFIPVVVIPIFIFSYTIGLATVPFAITSEIFPTNIKSKATCIIQILVALMTFIVTKLYQVTADHLGHHVAFWCFGLLSVGGVIFILILLPETKGQSFAAIQEKLYKNEKVIYEKREDHSANVRILSK